A genomic window from Salvelinus sp. IW2-2015 linkage group LG13, ASM291031v2, whole genome shotgun sequence includes:
- the LOC139028604 gene encoding gastrula zinc finger protein XlCGF49.1-like, translating into MFCNKGFSSPQKVEIHQRVHTGVKXFSCTQCHMCFAQASDLKRHQKVHTGEKPFGCHLCQASFSHSFNLKRQQRVHTGENHTAAPSVRRGSPTSTN; encoded by the coding sequence atgttctgtaacaaaggcttcagcagcccccagaaggtggagatccaccagagggtccacacaggggtgaaaSccttcagctgtacccagtgtcacatgtgcTTTGCCCAGGCTagtgacctgaagaggcaccagaagGTCCACACGGGGGAAAAACCGTTTGGCTGCCACCTGTGCCAGGCCAGTTTCTCCCACTCGTTCAACCTGAAGAGGCARcagagggtccacacaggggagaatcatacagctgcccccagtgtgagaagaggttctcccaccagcaccaactga
- the LOC139028594 gene encoding uncharacterized protein has product MANCVGFHTQIASIMEVLANAAVSEICKLVDDDYAVFRLEVTQSQKENRGLRRKLHLLELKVARERAESTTRERVVASRPSSVKILDRYRGMARGEGHLTGSHKSFVKPAGHNTWRENQPITVDEAAGPGVKQERTKGEKEPRHSRDIQTREPPVATEDPTSAPVPCRTRPSITEVSGMPNTVLKSDTDTETLTATHRLLHTGSDHRSDPERLGLGPLVCPPAPGSEYLPVFHQSQRTVHSRGDGDGDTLDTGGDVPSCSYATEMDPDNMPLGLXTQADLSRGDWNHYSSSGYSEGCLNKKGEVIVIDEVTVKVEGDSPLTLNADETHLGEGHSQGRDFLDYRESLETNPNVATHSPLHTLRDRDPVSTLMGPSDSQGCILFDQVLNSKDQRANGRGGGATSGSSKEKRFLCMFCNKGFSCLQKVEIHQRVHTGVKPFNCTQCHMCFAEAGNLKRHQRVHTGEKPFSCTQCHMRFSHSSSMKRHRRVHTGEKY; this is encoded by the exons ATGGCCAATTGtgtgggttttcacactcaaatagcctccatcatggaggtgctagcgaatgcagccgtgtcagagatctgtaaactcgtagacgacgactatgcagtgtttcgtctGGAagtaactcaaagccagaaagaaaacaggggattgcggaggaaactacatctactggaactgaaggtggcacgggagcgcgcagagagYACAACGCGAGAGCGCGTCGTCGCCAGTCGacccagtagtgtcaagatcctcgaccgatacagaggaatggcaagag gtgaaggacatctcactggaagCCACaagagctttgtgaagccagccggacacaatacatggagagagaaccaaccaatcactgttgatgag gctgcaggtcctggggtcaagcaggagaggactaaaggagagaaggagccacggcacagcagagacatccagactagAGAGCCCCCTGTAGCCACGGAGGACCCCACCTCCGCCCCAGTGCCGTGTAGGACCCGACCCAGCATCACCGAGGTCAGTGGAATGCCGAACACCGTCCTCAAGTCAGATACAGACACGGAGACTTTAACTGCAACACACAGGctcttacacacaggatctgaccacagatcagacccagagagactggggcTCGGACCACTGGTCTGTCCTCCTGCTCCTGGTTCAGAGTACTTACCCGTATTTCACCAGAGCCAAAGAACGGTTCATTCCCGTGGAGATGGTGATGGTGACACGTTAGACACTGGTGGGGATGTTCCATCTTGTTCTTACGCAACAGAGATGGACCCTGACAACATGCCCTTGGGTTTAYAGACACAGGCTGATCTGTCCAGAGGGGACTGGAACCATTACAGTAGTAGTGGATATTCTGAAGGGTGCCTAAataagaaaggggaggttatAGTTATAGATgaagtgactgtgaaagtggagggcgactCTCCTCTGACCTTGAATGCAGACGAGACTCACTTAGGGGAAGGACACTCACAaggcagagatttcttagattacagggaaagcttagagacaaatccaaatgtcgcaacccactcccctttacacacGCTCAGGGATCGGGACCCAGTGTCTACGTTGATGGGGCCTTCTGATTCACAGGGCTGCatccttttcgatcaggtattgaactcaaaggACCAAAGGGCcaatgggaggggagggggagcaacatcaggcagtagtaaagagaaacggttcctctgcatgttctgtaacaaaggcttcagctgcctccagaaggtggagatccaccagagggtccacacaggggtgaaacccttcaactgtacccagtgtcacatgtgtTTTGCTGAGGCTGGCAatctgaagaggcaccagagggtccacacaggggagaaacccttcagctgtacccagtgtcatatGCGCTTCTCCCACTCGTCCAGCATGAAGAGGCACcggagggtccacacaggggagaaatatTAA